Proteins encoded together in one Pseudomonadota bacterium window:
- a CDS encoding DUF559 domain-containing protein, which translates to MRDSKLTERAKHMRKNMSEPETRLWLELRAKRFKGIAFRRQKVIGNYIADFASNDPKIIVEVDGDTHVQQEDYDQERSRYLSSQGYAVIRFTNSDVMNNLSGMLMQLEEAISALKTETSPLPSPLRGSSLSPEGERTIKSPSPSGEGLREGNTRK; encoded by the coding sequence GTGCGAGACTCAAAGCTGACAGAGCGCGCTAAACACATGCGCAAGAACATGTCTGAACCCGAAACAAGGCTATGGCTGGAACTACGCGCCAAGCGTTTCAAAGGCATCGCTTTTCGCAGGCAAAAGGTGATCGGCAATTATATCGCTGATTTTGCATCAAATGATCCGAAGATTATTGTCGAAGTCGATGGCGACACCCATGTTCAGCAAGAAGATTATGATCAGGAACGCAGCCGCTATTTATCATCGCAAGGCTATGCAGTAATCCGCTTCACCAACTCTGACGTTATGAACAATTTATCAGGTATGCTTATGCAGCTCGAAGAGGCGATTTCTGCTCTGAAGACTGAGACTTCCCCTCTCCCTTCGCCGCTACGCGGCTCTTCCCTCTCCCCTGAAGGGGAGAGGACTATAAAGTCTCCCTCTCCTTCAGGGGAGGGATTAAGGGAGGGGAATACACGAAAATGA
- the trpA gene encoding tryptophan synthase subunit alpha, protein MTHLSSRLSGAFPADRAALVAFVTAGDPTPEATPTILDALVEGGADIIELGMPFTDPMADGPSIQLANIRSLEAGTKTAHIFQIAKDFRERHPQIPLVLMGYANPMLRRGAGWFAGQCAEAGVDGVICVDIPAEEQDALTPALAHQAVANIRLATPTTDDARLPAVLDQASGFLYYVSVAGITGKQQAATASIAEAMERIKSQTDLPVAVGFGIRTPEQAAAVAQLADGVVVGSAIVELVGEHGAYAAPHVRDYVKSLSDAIRAVR, encoded by the coding sequence ATGACCCACCTCTCCTCACGTCTTTCTGGCGCCTTCCCCGCCGACCGGGCAGCACTGGTCGCCTTTGTCACCGCTGGCGACCCGACACCCGAAGCCACGCCGACCATCCTCGATGCGCTGGTTGAAGGCGGCGCGGATATTATCGAGCTGGGCATGCCCTTTACCGACCCCATGGCCGATGGGCCTTCGATCCAGCTTGCCAATATCCGTAGTCTGGAAGCGGGTACCAAGACCGCCCATATCTTCCAGATCGCCAAAGACTTCCGCGAGCGCCACCCGCAAATACCTCTGGTACTGATGGGCTATGCCAATCCGATGCTGCGGCGCGGGGCGGGGTGGTTTGCCGGGCAATGCGCCGAGGCCGGCGTTGATGGCGTGATCTGTGTCGATATCCCCGCCGAGGAGCAGGACGCGCTCACTCCGGCACTGGCGCACCAAGCTGTGGCCAATATCCGCCTCGCCACGCCGACCACCGATGATGCCCGTCTGCCCGCCGTTCTCGATCAGGCAAGCGGCTTTCTCTATTATGTCTCGGTCGCCGGGATCACTGGCAAGCAACAGGCCGCAACCGCTTCCATCGCTGAGGCTATGGAACGCATCAAAAGCCAGACCGACCTGCCCGTCGCTGTGGGTTTCGGCATCCGCACGCCCGAACAGGCCGCCGCCGTGGCGCAGCTTGCCGATGGCGTGGTTGTCGGCTCGGCGATTGTCGAACTGGTCGGCGAACATGGCGCTTATGCCGCACCACATGTCCGGGACTATGTTAAATCACTTTCCGATGCTATCCGGGCAGTAAGATAA